In Musa acuminata AAA Group cultivar baxijiao chromosome BXJ3-9, Cavendish_Baxijiao_AAA, whole genome shotgun sequence, a single genomic region encodes these proteins:
- the LOC135649422 gene encoding condensin-1 complex subunit CAP-D2-like — MAPPFVFPSDLKDLEDDSDGLSLRVEFPVDVASLRPSQLEELVKGVAFDLSDRELFCVEEQDVFDRVYSLVRSFAVLPPSSKFNLVETLRSNLSVLLPNVDSLSRAPHFSPPSPSSPGAAADAVPDIATRIASHRNALKIYTFFLLNIALLEESSSSYSSGASSKVVQGRKKNPTYAWNWEAQRSRIINLVANSLEINLTLLFGSNDIDESYLSFISKCTFSLYENQALLKDADTREGLGRIIGTIATKHQRTAQSCASILHLIHKFDYTVPHLAELVAAAEKKYGDGCLAVALIREVGRTDPKDYVRDGVGAENIGRFLVELADQSPKLMSTNVGVLVPHFGGESFKIRNALVGVLGRLVAKAYKDVEGDVSSKCLRLRGKQAMLEILLERCRDVSAYTRSRVLQVWAELCEEHAISIGLWNEVAVVASGRLEDKTAMVRKSALNLLITMLQHNPFGPQLRVAVYEATLEKFKEKLLVMEPSNTSDDTSEADNLHAGSSVEQGESVSDSCLTFNEEQQGEAAAIPEIGNLEQTRALVASLEAGLRFSQCVTSLMPTLVQLLASSSATDVENTILLLMRCRQFQIDGSDASLRRMLPLVFSQDKSIYEAVESAFVTIYIRKNPMETAKNLLDLAIDSSIGDLAALEFLISSLMSKGEISMSTISALWDFFIFNVNGVVAAQSRGALSILCMAAKSNPGILGSHLQDIIDIGFGHWAKEEPLLARTACVALERLSEEDKDKLRSSSSKVFAALHSLVAGFWLPDHIWYAAVDKAISTIYSVHPLPEAFAADIVKKYLNSVFGCTASDEMLNDVSLGPSNFMSTVPTAKLGRFLFIISHIALNQLVYIESCIRSIQKQKLKKEKLKVEKQQVNGGSAEVEMQGINAELGLGASEDAVIDSLSEKAEKEIVSGGSTEKNLIGYCAPFLSRLCRNLNLMQKFPELQASTMLALCRLMIIDSDFCESNLQLLFTVVESASSETVRSNCTVALGDLAVRFPNLLEPWTENMYARLRDPSESVRKNAVLVLSHLILNDMMKVKGYIYEMALRIEDEDKRISSLAKLFFNELSKKGSNPIYNLLPDILSRLCNQNIKEEDFYNIMQFLINSIKKDRQMEALVEKLCNRFSGVSDVKQWKHIAYCLSQLTFSEKGLKKLVGSFKAYEHSLCDDSVMDHFRSIVTKCKKFAKAEVRSCIEEFEEKLNKIHTAKKEQETTARNAQVHQQKVGSLEGFLIKEKSVVGNTSEDKNVSAKEGSPEAKDTISEESCLSSVMRECEVDGMEVQSPQTFHRGISKCSTRKVKGSATQDHKDNGSVRRRIRSTRR, encoded by the exons ATGGCTCCCCCCTTCGTCTTCCCCTCCGATCTCAAGGACCTAGAAGATGACTCTGACGGCCTCTCGCTCCGCGTCGAGTTCCCCGTCGACGTCGCCTCCCTCCGTCCTTCGCAACTGGAAGAGCTCGTCAAAG GCGTCGCCTTCGACCTATCCGATAGGGAGCTCTTCTGCGTCGAGGAGCAGGACGTATTCGACCGCGTCTACTCTCTCGTCCGCAGCTTCGCCGTCCTCCCCCCTTCCTCCAAGTTCAACCTCGTCGAGACCCTGCGCTCTAACCTCAGTGTTCTCCTCCCCAACGTCGACTCTCTCTCTCGCGCCCCCCATTTCTCGCCTCCGTCTCCGTCCTCCCCAGGCGCCGCTGCCGACGCTGTCCCGGACATCGCCACCCGCATTGCCTCCCACCGGAATGCCCTCAAGATCTACACTTTCTTCCTCCTCAACATCGCCCTCCTCGAGGAGTCCTCCAGCTCTTACTCCTCTGGTGCCAGCTCTAAG GTTGTGCAAGGTCGGAAGAAGAATCCTACGTATGCATGGAATTGGGAGGCGCAGAGGAGTCGAATCATCAATTTGGTTGCGAACTCTCTGGAGATTAATCTCACTTTGCTCTTTGGATCAAACGATATTGATGAGAGCTATCTCTCATTTATCTCCAA GTGCACTTTCAGTTTATATGAGAATCAGGCTTTGTTGAAGGATGCAGACACCAGAGAAGGCCTTGGACGTATAATAGGTACTATTGCAACGAAGCATCAGAGAACTGCACAATCATGCGCATCAATCCTCCACTTGATCCATAAGTTTGACTACACCGTTCCCCACCTTGCGGAGTTGGTTGCTGCAGCTGAGAAGAAGTATGGCGATGGATGCCTAGCTGTTGCCCTTATTAGGGAGGTTGGTCGCACTGATCCGAAGGACTATGTGAGGGATGGTGTTGGGGCCGAGAATATAGGGAGGTTCCTGGTTGAGCTTGCTGACCAATCTCCGAAGCTTATGTCCACCAATGTTGGGGTTCTAGTTCCTCATTTTGGTGGGGAATCTTTTAAGATTAGAAATGCTCTTGTTGGTGTCTTGGGTAGGTTGGTTGCAAAGGCCTATAAAGATGTGGAAGGTGATGTTAGTTCCAAGTGTCTAAGGTTGAGGGGAAAGCAGGCTATGTTGGAGATACTGCTAGAACGATGCAGGGATGTGTCGGCGTACACGAGAAGCCGGGTGCTTCAAGTTTGGGCAGAGTTATGCGAAGAACATGCCATTTCAATTGGCCTTTGGAATGAGGTGGCAGTGGTGGCTTCAGGAAGATTGGAGGATAAGACTGCTATGGTTAGGAAATCAGCACTCAATCTGCTTATCACCATGTTGCAGCATAACCCATTTGGACCACAGCTCCGTGTTGCAGTCTACGAAGCGACATTGGAGAAATTCAAAGAAAAGTTGCTTGTAATGGAGCCGTCCAACACTTCAGACGATACTTCTGAGGCTGACAATTTGCATGCTGGATCTTCAGTGGAGCAGGGAGAGAGTGTTAGTGACAGCTGTTTGACATTTAATGAAGAGCAGCAGGGTGAAGCTGCAGCGATTCCAGAAATAGGGAATTTAGAACAGACCAGGGCATTGGTGGCCTCGCTTGAGGCTGGTCTGCGGTTCTCACAATGTGTCACTTCTTTGATGCCAACCCTTGTTCAACTACTGGCTTCTTCTTCTGCAACTGATGTGGAGAATACGATCCTTCTATTGATGAGGTGCAGACAATTTCAGATTGATGGCTCAGATGCATCACTCCGCAGAATGCTGCCATTG GTATTTTCCCAAGACAAATCAATATATGAGGCTGTCGAAAGTGCATTTGTTActatatatataagaaagaatCCAATGGAAACTGCTAAAAATTTATTGGACCTGGCGATTGATTCCAGTATTGGTGATCTTGCAGCTTTGGAGTTTCTAATTAGTTCTTTGATGTCCAAAGGGGAAATTTCTATGAGTACA ATCTCAGCCTTATGGGACTTTTTCATCTTCAATGTCAATGGAGTAGTTGCAGCACAAAGCCGTGGCGCTTTGTCAATTTTGTGTATGGCAGCAAAATCAAATCCAGGCATTCTAGGTTCTCATTTACAGGATATTATTGATATTGGTTTTGGACATTGGGCAAAGGAGGAACCTTTGCTTGCAAGAACAGCATGTGTTGCTCTTGAAAGATTGTctgaagaagataaggacaaacTCAGAAGCAGTAGCAGCAAGGTTTTTGCTGCTCTACATAGCTTAGTAGCTGGTTTCTGGCTTCCGGACCATATTTGGTATGCTGCTGTTGACAAAGCCATAAGCACCATATATTCAGTTCATCCATTGCCTGAAGCTTTTGCTGCTGATATTGTGAAGAAGTACCTCAACTCTGTTTTTGGTTGCACTGCAAGTGATGAAATGCTAAACGATGTATCTCTTGGACCCTCCAACTTCATGTCCACAGTGCCTACAGCAAAGCTGGGCAGATTCCTTTTTATTATAAGCCATATTGCACTGAATCAATTGGTTTATATCGAGAGCTGCATCAGAAGCATTCAAAAGCAAAAATTGAAAAAAGAAAAGTTGAAGGTTGAAAAGCAACAGGTTAATGGTGGTTCAGCTGAAGTAGAG ATGCAAGGTATAAATGCTGAATTGGGACTTGGTGCATCTGAAGATGCAGTAATCGATTCACTTTCAGAAAAGGCAGAGAAAGAAATTGTTTCTGGTGGATCTACTGAGAAAAACCTCATTGGATATTGTGCTCCTTTTCTCTCAAGGCTATGTAGAAACTTGAATTTGATGCAAAAG TTTCCTGAACTGCAGGCTTCTACAATGCTTGCTCTATGCAGATTAATGATAATTGATTCAGACTTTTG TGAATCAAATCTTCAGCTTCTGTTCACTGTTGTGGAGAGTGCTTCATCAGAAACTGTTCGTTCCAACTGCACCGTGGCTCTTGGAGACCTGGCTGTTCGTTTCCCGAACCTTCTTGAACCTTGGACTGAGAATATGTATGCTCGATTGAGAGACCCTTCAGAATCTGTGAGGAAAAATGCTGTATTGGTGCTGTCTCATCTCATATTGAATGATATGATGAAG GTAAAGGGTTACATATATGAAATGGCTCTACGGATTGAGGATGAAGACAAAAGAATCTCAAGTCTCGCAAAGTTATTCTTTAATGAGTTGTCAAAGAAAG GAAGCAATCCAATATATAATCTACTTCCTGACATCCTCAGCAGATTGTGCAATCAGAACATCAAGGAAGAAGATTTTTACAACATAATGCAGTTCTTAATTAACTCTATCAAGAAG GACAGGCAAATGGAAGCCCTTGTTGAAAAGCTATGCAATCGGTTCAGTGGAGTTAGTG ATGTTAAACAGTGGAAGCATATTGCTTACTGCCTCTCCCAGTTGACATTCAGTGAAAAGGGATTGAAAAAGCTTGTTGGGTCTTTTAAAGCATATGaacattctttatgtgatgattcaGTGATGGATCATTTCAGAAGCATTGTGACCAAG TGCAAAAAGTTTGCAAAAGCTGAGGTTAGATCTTGCATTGAGGAATTTGAAGAGAAGCTTAACAAGATTCATACAGCAAAAAAGGAACAGGAAACCACTGCTAGAAATGCCCAggttcatcaacaaaaagttGGCAGCCTTGAAGGTTTCCTAATTAAGGAGAAAAGTGTTGTTGGAAATACCAGTGAAG ATAAAAATGTTTCTGCCAAGGAGGGTTCGCCCGAAGCCAAAGATACAATATCAGAGGAAAGTTGTCTTTCTAGCGTCATGAGAGAATGTGAAGTGGATGGTATGGAGGTTCAGTCTCCACAAACCTTTCACAGAG GCATTTCCAAATGCAGTACGAGgaaagtcaaaggatcagcaacacAAGATCACAAAGACAATGGTTCCGTAAGACGACGAATCCGCTCCACCAGGAG GTAG
- the LOC135650125 gene encoding two-component response regulator ORR10-like, giving the protein MAVDAEAQFHVLAVDDSLMDRKLIERLLKTSSFQVTTVDSGSKALEVLGLKEDQTSTPALSPEHNEIEVNLVITDYCMPGMTGYDLLKKIKESSSLKDIPVVIMSSENVPSRINRCLEEGAEEFFLKPVQLSDMRRLRPHILKGKHKEQQLHQEENSNTNHIIISSSNNNNMSNKRKAMDEEVLSERTRLRFSSSSLNVI; this is encoded by the exons ATGGCTGTGGATGCAGAAGCTCAGTTCCATGTCCTGGCTGTGGATGACAGCCTCATGGATAGAAAACTCATTGAGAGGCTCCTCAAGACATCTTCCTTTCAAG TCACCACTGTGGATTCTGGGAGCAAGGCTCTTGAAGTCTTGGGGTTGAAGGAAGACCAGACCAGCACACCAGCTCTCTCACCAGAACACAAT GAGATTGAGGTGAATCTGGTAATAACAGATTACTGCATGCCTGGGATGACAGGGTATGACCTCCTCAAAAAGATCAAG GAGTCATCATCTTTGAAGGACATCCCAGTGGTGATCATGTCATCTGAAAATGTACCTTCCAGGATAAACAG ATGCTTGGAAGAAGGAGCAGAAGAGTTCTTTCTGAAACCAGTACAGCTCTCAGACATGAGAAGACTCAGGCCTCACATACTAAAAGGGAAACATAAAGAGCAGCAGCTTCACCAAGAAGAAAACAGCAACACCAACCACATCATCATCAGTAGCAGCAATAATAACAACATGAGCAACAAGAGAAAGGCCATGGATGAGGAAGTTTTATCTGAGAGGACAAGACTAAGATTCTCTAGCAGTAGCTTAAAtgtgatatga